One genomic region from Vanessa tameamea isolate UH-Manoa-2023 chromosome 14, ilVanTame1 primary haplotype, whole genome shotgun sequence encodes:
- the LOC113398793 gene encoding mitochondrial import inner membrane translocase subunit TIM50-C-like isoform X1: protein MALRKVFFLTQAACCKTVKFQTSNLLRQNAWLLSANSTRYFSDNIGDKKKDVKETEKVDILGRFFPQSPMSATDEQEVKKEQEKFEQEQKEKSQENEKSWRRMKIGFAVFGGAMTVMGGCMVIEMGAPRRDDDGKPIEDEFSPLPLPLQYLRRTWKELTFYEKMIKEPSREKLLPDPLPAPYQPTYTLVLEFTDVLVHPDWSYQTGWRFKKRPGVDQFLQTVANSDYEVVIFTSENVFMIWPVLDKLDPENKMISYRLFRDSTHFIDGVHVKNLEGLNRDLSKVIVVDWNKMATKFQPENALILNKWKGADDDTALLDLANLLQTIAMSNVADVREVLRYYSQFEDPIAAFRDNQRRLMEQMAERERDRSDTPLTGSWLRPFTRR, encoded by the exons atggCTCTCAGAAAAGTATTTTTCCTGACACAGGCAGCCTGTTGTAAAACTGTGAaatttcaaacttcaaatttattaagaCAAAATGCGTGGCTTCTGTCAGCGAATTCCACAAGATATTTTTCTGATAATATAG GAGATAAGAAAAAAGATGTTAAGGAAACTGAGAAAGTAGACATACTTGGTCGTTTTTTTCCACAATCACCTATGAGTGCTACAGATGAGCAAGAGGTTAAAAAAGAACAGGAAAAATTTGAACaagaacaaaaagaaaaatccCAAGAGAATGAAAAAAGTTGGAGGAGGATGAAAATTGg TTTTGCAGTGTTTGGTGGAGCAATGACAGTAATGGGTGGATGTATGGTTATTGAAATGGGAGCACCACGGCGAGATGATGATGGCAAACCTATTGAGGATGAATTCTCACCATTGCCGTTGCCATTGCAATACCTACGTCGAACATGGAAAGAACTTACATTTTATGAAAAG atgatAAAAGAGCCTTCTCGTGAGAAGCTTCTGCCAGATCCATTGCCAGCTCCCTACCAACCCACTTACACACTTGTGCTGGAGTTTACTGATGTGCTAGTTCATCCTGATTGGTCCTACCAGACTGGATGGAG aTTCAAAAAGCGTCCAGGTGTAGACCAATTTTTGCAAACTGTTGCTAATTCTGATTATGAAGTTGTTATTTTCACATCAGAGAATGTTTTCATGATCTGGCCAGTATTGGACAAGCTTGATCCAGagaataaaatgatttcatacAGACTCTTCAGGGATTCCACACATTTTATAGACGGTGTTCATGTGAAAAATCTGGAAGGACTTAACAGAGATTTGTCTAAG GTGATAGTGGTGGATTGGAATAAAATGGCTACAAAATTCCAACCAGAAAATGCGCTCATCTTAAATAAATGGAAAGGTGCCGACGATGACACCGCATTGCTCGATTTAGCAAATCTATTACAAA CGATCGCAATGTCGAACGTGGCGGACGTGCGTGAGGTGCTGCGCTACTACAGCCAGTTCGAAGACCCCATAGCCGCTTTCCGAGACAACCAGCGCCGACTTATGGAGCAGATGGCGGAGCGCGAGCGAGACCGCTCCGACACTCCACTCACCGGCTCCTGGCTGCGACCCTTCACGCGCCGCTAG
- the LOC113398793 gene encoding mitochondrial import inner membrane translocase subunit TIM50-C-like isoform X2 — MALRKVFFLTQAACCKTVKFQTSNLLRQNAWLLSANSTRYFSDNIDKKKDVKETEKVDILGRFFPQSPMSATDEQEVKKEQEKFEQEQKEKSQENEKSWRRMKIGFAVFGGAMTVMGGCMVIEMGAPRRDDDGKPIEDEFSPLPLPLQYLRRTWKELTFYEKMIKEPSREKLLPDPLPAPYQPTYTLVLEFTDVLVHPDWSYQTGWRFKKRPGVDQFLQTVANSDYEVVIFTSENVFMIWPVLDKLDPENKMISYRLFRDSTHFIDGVHVKNLEGLNRDLSKVIVVDWNKMATKFQPENALILNKWKGADDDTALLDLANLLQTIAMSNVADVREVLRYYSQFEDPIAAFRDNQRRLMEQMAERERDRSDTPLTGSWLRPFTRR, encoded by the exons atggCTCTCAGAAAAGTATTTTTCCTGACACAGGCAGCCTGTTGTAAAACTGTGAaatttcaaacttcaaatttattaagaCAAAATGCGTGGCTTCTGTCAGCGAATTCCACAAGATATTTTTCTGATAATATAG ATAAGAAAAAAGATGTTAAGGAAACTGAGAAAGTAGACATACTTGGTCGTTTTTTTCCACAATCACCTATGAGTGCTACAGATGAGCAAGAGGTTAAAAAAGAACAGGAAAAATTTGAACaagaacaaaaagaaaaatccCAAGAGAATGAAAAAAGTTGGAGGAGGATGAAAATTGg TTTTGCAGTGTTTGGTGGAGCAATGACAGTAATGGGTGGATGTATGGTTATTGAAATGGGAGCACCACGGCGAGATGATGATGGCAAACCTATTGAGGATGAATTCTCACCATTGCCGTTGCCATTGCAATACCTACGTCGAACATGGAAAGAACTTACATTTTATGAAAAG atgatAAAAGAGCCTTCTCGTGAGAAGCTTCTGCCAGATCCATTGCCAGCTCCCTACCAACCCACTTACACACTTGTGCTGGAGTTTACTGATGTGCTAGTTCATCCTGATTGGTCCTACCAGACTGGATGGAG aTTCAAAAAGCGTCCAGGTGTAGACCAATTTTTGCAAACTGTTGCTAATTCTGATTATGAAGTTGTTATTTTCACATCAGAGAATGTTTTCATGATCTGGCCAGTATTGGACAAGCTTGATCCAGagaataaaatgatttcatacAGACTCTTCAGGGATTCCACACATTTTATAGACGGTGTTCATGTGAAAAATCTGGAAGGACTTAACAGAGATTTGTCTAAG GTGATAGTGGTGGATTGGAATAAAATGGCTACAAAATTCCAACCAGAAAATGCGCTCATCTTAAATAAATGGAAAGGTGCCGACGATGACACCGCATTGCTCGATTTAGCAAATCTATTACAAA CGATCGCAATGTCGAACGTGGCGGACGTGCGTGAGGTGCTGCGCTACTACAGCCAGTTCGAAGACCCCATAGCCGCTTTCCGAGACAACCAGCGCCGACTTATGGAGCAGATGGCGGAGCGCGAGCGAGACCGCTCCGACACTCCACTCACCGGCTCCTGGCTGCGACCCTTCACGCGCCGCTAG